A genomic stretch from Pseudomonas sp. MUP55 includes:
- a CDS encoding molecular chaperone yields MKHAVLWSILLLGSLSAHAGPAINVGVVYDYLEGDRSSYLKRVFNGGTSTAFIKVNVLEIIYNADGTSREVPVASLTDDKGVTTSRDGLMASPARMIVPANGRQGTRLLYMGERDKERYFRVRFIPVVPEKSDDFAVTDQERADYKDSLAAGVNIMAGYGTVFFVRPKDTRFDTQISDGASQYRLRNAGNSVVVLDEFRDCAKAKKSDCLPTTKHHILPGRELVFEKKPDRQFSFQMVEGRDKKLMTVNDNG; encoded by the coding sequence ATGAAGCATGCAGTGTTATGGAGCATTCTGCTCCTGGGTTCCCTGAGCGCCCACGCCGGGCCGGCCATCAATGTCGGCGTGGTGTACGACTACCTGGAAGGTGATCGCAGCTCCTACCTCAAGCGGGTATTCAACGGCGGCACCAGCACCGCGTTCATCAAGGTCAATGTGCTGGAAATCATCTACAACGCCGATGGCACCTCCAGGGAAGTGCCGGTGGCCTCGCTGACCGACGACAAGGGCGTCACCACCAGCCGCGACGGCCTGATGGCCAGCCCGGCGCGCATGATCGTGCCGGCCAACGGGCGCCAGGGCACGCGCCTGTTGTACATGGGCGAGCGGGACAAGGAGCGTTACTTTCGCGTGCGGTTCATCCCGGTGGTACCGGAAAAAAGCGATGACTTTGCCGTGACCGACCAGGAGCGTGCCGACTACAAGGACAGCCTGGCCGCCGGTGTGAACATCATGGCCGGCTACGGCACGGTGTTTTTCGTAAGGCCCAAGGACACGCGCTTCGACACGCAAATCAGCGACGGCGCCAGCCAGTACAGACTGCGCAACGCGGGCAACAGCGTGGTGGTGCTCGATGAGTTCCGCGATTGTGCCAAGGCGAAAAAGTCCGACTGCCTGCCCACCACCAAGCACCATATCCTGCCGGGCCGCGAGCTGGTGTTCGAAAAGAAACCCGACCGCCAGTTCAGCTTCCAGATGGTCGAGGGGCGCGACAAAAAACTGATGACCGTCAACGATAACGGGTGA
- a CDS encoding CS1 type fimbrial major subunit — protein sequence MFKQLTLAALLMGATSAWAIQERETFDISVTIPVHEAYVLPSEPDWMGQDQLLPWNLARAELGRLRKNFDVKNLAGGVAARLGDTPYLASPRDRIELRVRFNQVPLSLDAAEVISADVARSGTRAVLDIAAIEPEGGYQGGDYFGTVHLVFDFLAP from the coding sequence ATGTTCAAGCAACTGACACTGGCGGCGCTATTGATGGGCGCCACCTCAGCCTGGGCGATCCAGGAGCGCGAGACCTTCGACATATCGGTGACCATCCCGGTGCACGAGGCTTATGTGCTGCCCTCGGAACCCGACTGGATGGGCCAGGACCAACTGCTGCCCTGGAACCTGGCGCGTGCCGAGTTGGGGCGCCTGCGCAAGAACTTCGACGTGAAAAACCTCGCCGGCGGCGTCGCTGCGCGGTTGGGGGACACGCCCTATCTGGCCAGCCCCCGCGACCGTATCGAGCTGCGTGTGCGGTTCAATCAAGTGCCGTTGAGCCTGGACGCCGCCGAAGTGATCAGCGCCGACGTGGCGCGCTCGGGCACCCGTGCGGTGCTGGACATCGCCGCCATCGAGCCCGAGGGCGGCTACCAGGGTGGGGATTACTTTGGCACGGTGCACCTGGTCTTCGATTTTCTGGCGCCCTGA
- a CDS encoding transglycosylase domain-containing protein: MGALWQSGPVKAEVDHDSPSPAPLPKKTTPSRPWRRLFWLIGLMALLALGYAAMREMQSAHWQSRLLSQWATQLTYTVAPGPSDAIVYPGAGPFDRRLGYSALGEWLPRLLKRNYVVQSQARFSEALMDYSRHGLFIPYAEKIQAGLSITDCRAAPLYQFNYPAQLYKRFSDIPRLMVHSLLFIENRELLDSDPPQANPAVDWPRFAKAAWSQVARQLHLPGQTAGGSTLATQLEKYRHSPDGLTLSGDEKIRQMLSASVRAYQQGPDTLLARQNVVRDYLNSVPLSAVPGHGEVHGMAEGLRVWYGADFAQVNQALADSANTPASLSARGLALRQVLSLMIAQRRPSHYLSNGRAELAQLTDSHLRLLAQNAVIDSALLNAALAARVTYRDWQQQPTLQPIDTNKGISVARSRIAALLNRPLYDLDRLDLAATSTLQAQLQTQVTAYLKQLADPTFAGQTGLLGERLLTAASTPQVRYSFTLFERTAEGSRVRVQTDNTDQPFDINEGSKLELGSTAKLRVLTTYLQIISELHDRYAAQAPAALKKTDIAEQDRLSRWAVDYLIQAPDKSLTRMLEAALDRTYSASPNEGFFTGGGMHYFHNFRSQDNGRNPTLRDALRESINLPFIRLMRDLERYVTYAGANNSAQLLKDDGDPRRQEYLAKFADREGTTFLLKFWKKYQKKDTPARLDTFLDSLHPTAIRLAAVHRYLFPEANPDTFKRFVRSHLGSAKVTDERLERLYTDYGPGTYDLPDQGYIAKVHPLDLWLLGYLLKHPDATFTEVVKASQFERQEVYGWLFKSRHQGARDSRIRTMLEVEAFLDIHQRWQAVGYPFDHLVPSLATAIGSSGDRPAALAELMGIILNDGVRGKVVRIDSLHFAADTPYDTRLVNNPDPGKRVMPSEVAAALRGALSQVVEAGTAKRVSGSFKLADGTPMAMGGKTGTGDNRIEAMGAGGRVISSKSINRTATFVFYLGERHFGTLTAFVPGNQAQQFTFTSALPVQVLKGMAPILLPYLQPGGQTLCLPTTSMGVLSH, encoded by the coding sequence ATGGGCGCTCTGTGGCAATCCGGTCCCGTCAAGGCTGAAGTCGATCATGACAGCCCGTCACCCGCGCCTTTGCCGAAAAAAACCACACCAAGCCGCCCCTGGCGCCGATTGTTCTGGCTGATCGGGTTGATGGCACTGCTTGCCCTGGGCTATGCGGCCATGCGCGAGATGCAGAGCGCTCATTGGCAGTCTCGCCTGCTCAGCCAGTGGGCGACCCAACTGACCTACACCGTGGCCCCCGGCCCCAGCGATGCCATTGTGTATCCCGGCGCCGGCCCGTTTGATCGGCGCCTGGGCTACAGCGCCCTCGGCGAGTGGCTGCCACGCCTGCTCAAGCGCAATTACGTGGTGCAATCCCAGGCGCGCTTCTCCGAGGCGCTGATGGACTACAGCCGCCACGGCCTGTTCATACCCTATGCGGAGAAAATACAGGCCGGGCTTTCCATCACCGATTGCCGCGCCGCGCCGCTGTACCAGTTCAATTACCCTGCCCAGCTGTACAAACGCTTCAGCGACATTCCACGGCTGATGGTCCACAGCCTGCTGTTCATCGAGAACCGCGAGCTGCTCGACTCCGACCCGCCCCAGGCCAACCCGGCGGTGGACTGGCCGCGCTTTGCCAAGGCGGCGTGGTCGCAGGTGGCGCGTCAGTTGCACCTGCCGGGGCAGACGGCGGGCGGCAGTACCCTGGCGACGCAACTGGAAAAATACCGGCACTCGCCGGACGGCCTGACCCTGTCGGGCGACGAGAAAATTCGCCAGATGCTGTCGGCCAGTGTGCGCGCTTACCAGCAAGGCCCCGACACCCTCCTCGCCCGGCAAAACGTCGTGCGCGACTACCTCAACAGCGTGCCCTTGTCGGCCGTACCCGGCCACGGTGAGGTGCACGGCATGGCCGAGGGGCTGCGGGTGTGGTACGGCGCCGACTTCGCCCAGGTCAACCAGGCGCTGGCCGACAGCGCAAACACCCCAGCCAGCCTGAGCGCACGCGGCCTGGCGTTGCGCCAGGTGCTGTCACTGATGATCGCCCAACGTCGGCCCTCCCATTACTTGAGCAATGGTCGTGCTGAATTGGCGCAGCTCACCGACAGCCACCTGCGCCTGCTCGCGCAAAATGCCGTGATCGATTCCGCGCTGCTCAATGCTGCCCTCGCCGCGCGCGTCACCTACCGTGACTGGCAGCAGCAGCCGACACTGCAGCCGATCGACACCAACAAGGGCATCAGTGTCGCCCGCAGTCGTATCGCCGCCCTGCTCAACCGCCCGCTGTACGACCTCGACCGCCTGGACCTGGCCGCCACCAGCACCTTGCAGGCCCAGTTGCAAACCCAGGTCACGGCCTACCTCAAGCAACTGGCCGACCCCACCTTCGCCGGTCAAACCGGGCTGCTCGGTGAACGCTTGCTGACCGCCGCCAGCACGCCCCAGGTGCGCTACAGCTTCACCCTGTTCGAACGGACCGCAGAAGGTTCACGGGTGCGTGTGCAAACCGACAACACTGACCAGCCTTTCGACATCAACGAAGGCAGCAAACTGGAACTGGGCTCCACCGCCAAGCTGCGGGTACTGACCACTTACCTGCAAATCATCAGCGAGCTGCATGATCGCTACGCCGCGCAAGCGCCCGCCGCGTTGAAAAAAACCGATATCGCCGAGCAGGACCGCCTCAGTCGCTGGGCCGTCGACTACCTGATTCAGGCCCCGGACAAGTCACTGACCAGGATGCTCGAAGCGGCCCTGGACCGCACCTATTCAGCCAGCCCCAACGAAGGCTTTTTCACCGGTGGCGGCATGCATTACTTCCACAACTTCCGCAGCCAGGACAATGGCCGCAACCCCACGCTGCGTGATGCGTTGCGCGAGTCGATCAACCTGCCGTTCATTCGCCTGATGCGCGACCTGGAGCGTTACGTCACCTACGCCGGCGCCAATAACAGCGCGCAATTGCTCAAGGATGACGGCGACCCGCGGCGCCAGGAGTACCTGGCCAAATTCGCCGACCGCGAAGGCACCACCTTCCTGCTCAAGTTCTGGAAGAAGTACCAGAAGAAAGACACCCCGGCGCGCCTGGACACTTTCCTGGACAGCCTGCACCCCACGGCCATCCGCCTGGCCGCTGTGCATCGCTACCTGTTTCCCGAAGCCAATCCGGATACGTTCAAGCGTTTTGTGCGTTCACATCTGGGCAGCGCGAAAGTCACCGACGAACGCCTGGAGCGCCTGTACACCGATTACGGCCCCGGCACCTACGATCTGCCCGACCAGGGCTATATCGCCAAGGTCCACCCGCTGGACCTGTGGCTGCTGGGATACCTGCTCAAGCACCCCGACGCCACCTTCACCGAGGTGGTCAAGGCCAGCCAGTTCGAACGCCAGGAGGTCTATGGCTGGCTGTTCAAAAGCCGCCATCAGGGCGCACGCGACAGCCGCATCCGGACCATGCTGGAGGTCGAAGCGTTCCTGGATATTCATCAGCGCTGGCAGGCCGTCGGGTATCCCTTCGACCACCTGGTGCCGTCCCTTGCCACCGCCATCGGCAGCTCGGGCGACCGCCCCGCTGCGCTCGCCGAACTGATGGGCATCATTCTCAACGATGGCGTACGCGGCAAAGTGGTGCGCATCGACAGCCTGCATTTTGCCGCCGACACCCCTTATGACACCCGGCTGGTCAACAACCCCGACCCGGGTAAACGAGTGATGCCCTCCGAGGTGGCTGCCGCGTTGCGCGGTGCCTTGTCCCAGGTGGTGGAAGCCGGCACCGCCAAGCGCGTGTCGGGCAGCTTCAAGCTGGCCGACGGCACGCCGATGGCCATGGGCGGCAAGACCGGCACCGGTGACAACCGCATCGAAGCGATGGGCGCCGGTGGCCGGGTGATCAGCTCGAAATCGATCAACCGCACCGCCACCTTTGTGTTCTACCTGGGCGAGCGGCACTTCGGCACCCTGACCGCCTTCGTACCCGGCAACCAGGCCCAGCAATTCACCTTCACTTCGGCACTGCCGGTGCAAGTGCTCAAGGGCATGGCACCGATTCTGCTGCCGTATTTGCAGCCGGGCGGCCAGACGCTGTGTTTGCCCACGACAAGCATGGGTGTCCTATCGCACTGA
- a CDS encoding amino acid permease, protein MPVGKPLPPGETAQGGPLKRELGERHIRLMALGACIGVGLFLGSAKAIEMAGPAIMLSYIIGGLAILVIMRALGEMAVHNPVAGSFSRYAQDYLGPLAGFLTGWNYWFLWLVTCIAEITAVAVYMGVWFPDTPRWIWALAALISMGTINLIAVKAFGEFEFWFALIKIVTIIAMVIGGVGIIAFGFGNDGVALGISNLWTHGGFMPNGVQGVLMSLQMVMFAYLGVEMIGLTAGEARNPQKTIPSAIGSVFWRILLFYVGALFVILSIYPWNEIGTQGSPFVMTFERLGIKTAAGIINFVVITAALSSCNGGIFSTGRMLYSLAQNGQAPATFGTTSSNGVPRKALLLSIFALLLGVLLNYLVPDQVFVWVTSIATFGAIWTWLMILLAQLKFRKGLSPAEQAGLKYRMWLYPVSSYLALAFLVLVVGLMAYFPDTRVALYVGPAFLVLLTVLFYVFKLQPTNGAVHSQA, encoded by the coding sequence ATGCCTGTCGGCAAACCACTGCCCCCTGGCGAGACCGCTCAAGGCGGCCCGCTCAAACGCGAACTCGGTGAGCGGCACATCCGCCTGATGGCCCTCGGCGCCTGCATCGGTGTCGGCCTGTTCCTCGGCTCGGCCAAGGCCATTGAAATGGCCGGCCCGGCGATCATGCTGTCGTACATCATTGGTGGACTGGCGATCCTGGTGATCATGCGCGCCCTCGGTGAAATGGCGGTGCACAACCCCGTTGCCGGCTCGTTCAGCCGCTATGCCCAGGATTATCTCGGCCCGTTGGCCGGCTTTCTGACCGGATGGAACTACTGGTTCCTGTGGTTGGTGACCTGTATCGCCGAGATCACCGCCGTGGCGGTGTACATGGGCGTCTGGTTCCCCGACACCCCGCGCTGGATCTGGGCCCTGGCGGCGCTGATCAGCATGGGTACCATCAACCTGATCGCGGTCAAGGCCTTCGGTGAGTTCGAATTCTGGTTCGCGCTGATCAAGATCGTCACCATCATCGCCATGGTGATCGGCGGCGTCGGCATCATCGCTTTCGGTTTCGGCAATGACGGCGTGGCGCTGGGCATTTCCAACCTGTGGACCCACGGCGGCTTCATGCCCAACGGCGTGCAAGGCGTGTTGATGTCGCTGCAGATGGTGATGTTCGCCTACCTGGGCGTGGAAATGATCGGCCTCACCGCCGGTGAAGCGCGCAATCCGCAGAAGACCATCCCCAGCGCCATCGGCTCGGTGTTCTGGCGCATTCTGCTGTTCTATGTGGGCGCGTTGTTCGTCATCCTGTCGATCTATCCCTGGAACGAAATCGGCACCCAGGGCAGTCCGTTCGTGATGACGTTCGAGCGTCTGGGCATCAAGACCGCAGCGGGCATTATTAACTTCGTGGTGATCACCGCCGCGCTGTCGTCGTGCAACGGCGGCATCTTCAGCACCGGGCGCATGCTCTACAGCCTGGCGCAGAACGGCCAGGCTCCCGCGACGTTCGGCACCACATCCAGCAACGGCGTGCCGCGCAAAGCGCTGCTGCTGTCGATCTTCGCCTTGCTGCTGGGGGTGTTGCTCAACTACCTGGTGCCGGACCAGGTGTTCGTGTGGGTCACCTCCATCGCCACCTTCGGTGCGATCTGGACCTGGCTGATGATCCTGCTGGCGCAGCTCAAATTCCGCAAAGGCCTGAGCCCGGCCGAGCAGGCGGGCCTCAAGTACCGCATGTGGCTGTACCCGGTCAGCTCCTACCTCGCGCTGGCGTTCCTGGTGCTGGTGGTGGGCCTGATGGCGTACTTCCCGGACACCCGCGTGGCGCTGTATGTCGGGCCGGCGTTCCTGGTGCTGCTGACGGTGTTGTTCTACGTGTTCAAGTTGCAGCCGACCAATGGGGCGGTGCATTCCCAAGCCTGA